One Kitasatospora sp. MAP12-44 DNA segment encodes these proteins:
- a CDS encoding coenzyme F420-0:L-glutamate ligase — MVAAAAREAASIEVRPVLGLPEIEPGADLGALIAKAAAELADGDILLVTSKIVSKAEGRLLHAADREAAIDAEAVRLVARRGATRIVENRQGLVMAAAGVDASNTAPGTVLLLPADPDASARALRARLRELTGRQVAVIVTDTFGRPWRNGLTDVAIGAAGLDVLEDHRGKADSHGNELALTVTATADELAAAGDLVKGKATGTPVALVRGLARLVTELDGDGIRPLVRPAVDDMFRLGTSEAVREAVTLRRTVREFTSEPVDPAAVRRAVAAAVTAPAPHHTTPWRFVLLESAELRTALLDAMLAAWQRDLRELDGWDEAKVARRTARGEVLRAAPYVVVPCLVTEGSHAYPDARRAGAEREMFTVAIGAAVQNLLVTLAGEGYGSAWVSSTMFCRDTVRAVLDLPAGWDPMGAVAVGRPAAAPKERPAREAEPFLLVR; from the coding sequence CTGGTTGCCGCGGCAGCCCGCGAGGCGGCGTCGATCGAGGTGCGGCCGGTGCTCGGGCTGCCCGAGATCGAGCCGGGTGCCGACCTGGGCGCCCTGATCGCCAAGGCCGCCGCCGAGCTGGCCGACGGGGACATCCTGCTGGTCACCTCGAAGATCGTCAGCAAGGCGGAGGGCCGACTGCTGCACGCCGCCGACCGCGAGGCGGCGATCGACGCCGAGGCCGTCCGGCTGGTCGCCCGGCGCGGCGCGACCCGGATCGTCGAGAACCGGCAGGGCCTGGTGATGGCCGCGGCCGGCGTGGACGCCTCCAACACCGCGCCGGGCACCGTGCTGCTGCTGCCCGCCGACCCGGACGCCTCGGCTCGCGCCCTGCGCGCGCGGCTGCGCGAGCTGACCGGCCGCCAGGTCGCGGTGATCGTGACCGACACCTTCGGCCGGCCCTGGCGCAACGGCCTGACCGACGTGGCGATCGGCGCGGCGGGCCTGGATGTGCTGGAGGACCACCGCGGCAAGGCCGACAGCCACGGCAACGAGCTGGCTCTCACGGTGACCGCCACCGCCGACGAACTGGCCGCCGCCGGCGACCTGGTGAAGGGCAAGGCCACCGGGACCCCGGTGGCGCTGGTGCGCGGGCTGGCCCGGCTGGTGACCGAGCTGGACGGCGACGGCATCCGGCCGCTGGTGCGCCCCGCCGTGGACGACATGTTCCGGCTCGGCACCTCCGAGGCTGTCCGCGAGGCGGTGACGCTGCGTCGGACCGTCCGCGAGTTCACCAGCGAGCCGGTCGACCCGGCCGCCGTGCGCCGCGCGGTGGCCGCCGCCGTCACCGCGCCCGCTCCCCACCACACCACCCCGTGGCGCTTCGTGCTGCTGGAGTCCGCCGAGCTGCGGACCGCGCTGCTGGACGCCATGCTCGCCGCCTGGCAGCGCGATCTGCGGGAGCTGGACGGCTGGGACGAGGCCAAGGTGGCCCGGCGCACCGCGCGCGGCGAGGTGCTGCGCGCGGCGCCGTACGTGGTCGTGCCGTGCCTGGTGACCGAGGGGTCGCACGCCTACCCCGACGCCCGACGGGCCGGCGCCGAGCGGGAGATGTTCACCGTGGCGATCGGCGCGGCCGTGCAGAACCTGCTGGTCACGCTGGCCGGCGAGGGGTACGGATCGGCCTGGGTCTCGTCCACGATGTTCTGCCGGGACACCGTGCGCGCGGTGCTCGACCTGCCCGCCGGGTGGGACCCGATGGGCGCGGTCGCGGTGGGTCGCCCGGCGGCGGCGCCCAAGGAGCGGCCGGCCCGCGAGGCGGAGCCGTTCCTGCTCGTGCGGTGA
- a CDS encoding cysteine dioxygenase family protein: protein MRNRLRPRKRNRDRNKPARRATVAASATVQLPVQLPAPLHPWADGLSDVSIAGDPLAFPHLARTDLPRHPTTVAGYARLVREIAADRDRWAPLVRYDALTRWYSRLETGPGYEVWLLSWLPGQSSGFHDHGDSSGVMTVVQGELVERSLTDAGDNSRTLRPGGQRVFSSGYLHEVVNAALEPAVSIHLYSPGLTEMNQYGAVAAQLQPGLS, encoded by the coding sequence ATGCGCAACCGCCTCCGCCCCCGCAAGCGCAATCGCGACCGCAACAAGCCCGCCCGCCGAGCCACCGTCGCCGCGAGCGCCACCGTGCAGCTGCCCGTCCAGCTGCCCGCGCCGCTGCACCCGTGGGCCGACGGGCTCAGCGACGTCAGCATCGCCGGGGACCCGCTGGCCTTCCCGCACCTGGCCCGCACCGACCTGCCCCGCCACCCCACCACCGTGGCGGGCTACGCGCGGCTGGTCCGCGAGATCGCCGCCGACCGCGACCGCTGGGCCCCGCTGGTCCGCTACGACGCGCTGACCCGCTGGTACTCCCGGCTGGAGACCGGCCCCGGCTACGAGGTCTGGCTGCTCAGCTGGCTTCCCGGCCAGAGCAGCGGCTTCCACGACCACGGCGACTCCTCCGGTGTCATGACGGTGGTTCAGGGCGAGCTCGTCGAGCGCTCGCTGACCGATGCGGGCGACAACTCGCGGACCCTGCGCCCCGGCGGGCAGAGGGTGTTCTCGTCGGGCTATCTGCACGAGGTGGTCAACGCCGCACTGGAGCCGGCCGTCAGCATCCACCTCTACTCGCCGGGCCTGACCGAGATGAACCAGTACGGCGCGGTCGCAGCGCAGTTGCAGCCCGGTCTCTCCTGA
- a CDS encoding DNA-3-methyladenine glycosylase 2 family protein, which translates to MNDASSERRWQPGHPLDLHRTLAPLQRGPGDPACRTTGDGAVWRASRTPAGIGTLRVASAYGEVLAQAWGPGAEWLLDRLPLLLGSADDPSGLLLPPGPLRDAQRANPGLRLCRTGLVLESLVPAVLEQKVTSDEAYRAWRLLLREFGTPAPGPAPELRVPPSAREWCLIPSWAWHRAGVDPKRSATVVRAARLAPRLEQASGLSGAEAAARLTAVPGVGEWTAAETLQRCNGDPDAVSVGDYHLPDIVGWALAGRPRSDDAQLLELLAPYQGHRHRVCRLIALSGLRPPRYGPRLAPSDHRGR; encoded by the coding sequence GTGAACGACGCCTCGTCCGAGCGCCGCTGGCAGCCCGGCCACCCTCTGGACCTGCACCGCACGCTCGCCCCGCTGCAGCGCGGCCCGGGCGACCCGGCCTGCCGGACCACCGGTGACGGCGCCGTCTGGCGGGCCTCGCGCACCCCGGCCGGGATCGGCACGCTGCGGGTGGCGAGCGCGTACGGCGAGGTGCTGGCGCAGGCCTGGGGACCGGGCGCCGAGTGGCTGCTCGACCGCCTGCCGCTGCTGCTCGGCTCGGCCGACGACCCGTCAGGGCTGCTGCTCCCGCCGGGCCCGCTGCGCGACGCGCAGCGGGCCAACCCGGGCCTGCGGCTCTGCCGGACGGGGCTGGTGCTGGAGTCGCTGGTGCCCGCGGTGCTGGAGCAGAAGGTCACCTCGGACGAGGCCTACCGGGCCTGGCGGTTGCTGCTGCGCGAGTTCGGCACCCCGGCGCCCGGCCCGGCGCCGGAGCTGCGGGTGCCCCCGTCGGCGCGTGAGTGGTGCCTGATCCCGTCCTGGGCCTGGCACCGGGCGGGTGTCGACCCCAAGCGCTCGGCCACCGTGGTGCGCGCCGCGCGGCTGGCGCCCCGGCTGGAGCAGGCATCGGGTCTGAGCGGCGCCGAGGCCGCCGCGCGGCTGACCGCGGTGCCGGGGGTGGGGGAGTGGACGGCGGCGGAGACCCTGCAGCGCTGCAACGGCGACCCTGACGCGGTCTCGGTCGGCGACTACCACCTGCCGGACATCGTCGGCTGGGCGCTGGCCGGCCGGCCCCGCTCGGACGACGCGCAGCTGCTCGAACTGCTCGCCCCCTACCAGGGCCACCGCCACCGGGTCTGCCGCCTGATCGCCCTCAGCGGCCTGCGTCCGCCGCGCTACGGCCCCCGGCTGGCGCCGAGCGACCACCGCGGGCGGTGA
- a CDS encoding peptidoglycan recognition protein has translation MRISVLSLIGAGCTAALLLQVAGPGSGLSVADQADPVHGTDPGIPASGAARTTSLALETPARGPRAVGAEQDLTARATAGYSLLGVSWDDPAVALDGAVQVRTRSAGPGGWSGWRSLQAEDEDRPDTGSAESTGPHARGATAPLWVGPSDGVEVRATGRGALPAGLRVELVDPGADGPARGGALAPRLLPRTDQGAPRPGIVTRAGWGADESLRASGFVYTDAVKVVFVHHTDTSNDYDCSDSPKLIRSIYQYHVQSNGWRDIGYNFLVDKCGTIYEGRAGGVDQPVLGAHTLGFNTDSSGVAALGTFDSDAPPQAQLDGIAKITAWKLGLTGRDAGGSADLVSASDGSRYPTGTTHTFDAVSGHRDAFNTDCPGDALFGHLGDLRAEAAHLQGRS, from the coding sequence ATGCGGATCTCTGTTCTCTCACTGATCGGGGCGGGCTGCACCGCCGCCCTGCTGTTGCAGGTCGCAGGCCCCGGGTCGGGCCTGTCGGTGGCCGACCAGGCCGACCCCGTGCACGGCACCGACCCGGGGATACCGGCGTCCGGTGCCGCCCGTACCACCAGCCTCGCGCTGGAAACGCCCGCCCGGGGGCCCCGCGCCGTCGGCGCGGAGCAGGACCTCACCGCGCGGGCCACGGCCGGCTACTCGCTGCTCGGCGTCAGCTGGGACGACCCGGCCGTCGCGCTGGACGGCGCCGTCCAGGTACGCACCCGCAGCGCCGGGCCCGGCGGCTGGAGCGGCTGGCGCTCGTTGCAGGCCGAGGACGAGGACCGTCCGGACACCGGTTCGGCCGAATCGACCGGTCCGCACGCGCGCGGCGCGACCGCCCCGCTCTGGGTCGGACCGAGCGACGGCGTCGAGGTCCGGGCGACCGGGCGCGGTGCGCTGCCGGCCGGGCTGCGCGTCGAGCTGGTGGACCCGGGCGCGGACGGCCCGGCGCGCGGCGGTGCGCTGGCGCCGCGGCTGCTGCCGAGGACCGACCAGGGCGCGCCGCGCCCCGGCATCGTGACCCGGGCCGGCTGGGGCGCCGACGAGTCGCTGCGCGCGTCGGGCTTCGTCTACACCGACGCCGTCAAAGTGGTCTTCGTCCACCACACCGACACCAGCAACGACTACGACTGCTCGGACAGCCCGAAGCTGATCCGCAGCATCTACCAGTACCACGTCCAGTCCAACGGCTGGCGCGACATCGGCTACAACTTCCTGGTCGACAAATGCGGCACCATCTACGAGGGCCGGGCCGGCGGCGTGGACCAGCCGGTACTGGGCGCGCACACGCTCGGCTTCAACACCGACTCCTCCGGCGTCGCCGCCCTCGGCACGTTCGACTCCGACGCGCCGCCGCAGGCCCAGCTCGACGGCATCGCCAAGATCACCGCCTGGAAGCTCGGCCTGACCGGCCGCGACGCCGGCGGCTCCGCCGACCTGGTCTCCGCCTCCGACGGCAGCCGCTACCCCACGGGCACGACGCACACCTTCGACGCGGTCTCCGGCCATCGCGACGCCTTCAACACCGACTGCCCGGGCGACGCCCTCTTCGGCCACCTGGGCGACCTGCGCGCCGAGGCGGCCCACCTCCAGGGCCGTTCCTGA
- a CDS encoding WhiB family transcriptional regulator: MSELFELLIGEDTEEEEELGWQERALCAQTDPESFFPEKGGSTREAKKVCLACEVRSECLEYALANDERFGIWGGLSERERRRLKKSAV; encoded by the coding sequence ATGAGCGAGCTCTTTGAGCTGTTGATCGGTGAGGACACCGAAGAGGAAGAGGAACTCGGCTGGCAGGAGCGCGCACTGTGTGCCCAGACCGACCCGGAGTCCTTCTTTCCGGAGAAGGGCGGATCCACCCGCGAGGCCAAGAAGGTCTGCCTCGCCTGCGAGGTGCGTTCCGAGTGCCTTGAGTACGCCCTCGCCAACGACGAGCGTTTCGGAATCTGGGGCGGGCTCTCCGAGCGCGAACGCCGTCGACTCAAGAAGAGCGCGGTCTGA
- the cofD gene encoding 2-phospho-L-lactate transferase, giving the protein MRIVALAGGIGGARFLRGLKDVVAPGDEITVIGNTGDDIHLFGLKVCPDLDTVMYTLGGGIHEEQGWGRAEESYAVKDELAAYGVGPSWFGLGDKDFATHIVRTQMLGAGYPLSAVTEALCDRWQPGVRLLPMSDDRVETHVRITDGEGTRAVHFQEYWVKLHAAVDAEAIIPVGADTASPAPGVLEAIAAADVILLPPSNPVVSIGTILAVPGIRRAVADAAAPVVGLSPIIGGAPVRGMADKVLAAVGVEASAEAVALHYGADLLDGWLVDEADAAAVPAVTGAGIRCLAVPLLMTDPAATAAMARAALKLAEQVRA; this is encoded by the coding sequence ATGCGCATCGTGGCACTGGCAGGCGGAATCGGCGGGGCGCGCTTTCTGCGCGGACTCAAGGACGTGGTCGCTCCCGGCGACGAGATCACCGTCATCGGCAACACCGGGGACGACATCCATCTCTTCGGGCTGAAGGTCTGCCCGGACCTGGACACCGTGATGTACACGCTGGGCGGCGGCATCCACGAGGAGCAGGGCTGGGGCCGGGCCGAGGAGAGCTACGCGGTCAAGGACGAGTTGGCCGCCTACGGCGTCGGTCCCTCCTGGTTCGGGCTCGGCGACAAGGACTTCGCCACCCACATCGTGCGCACCCAGATGCTCGGCGCCGGCTACCCGCTGAGCGCGGTCACCGAGGCGCTCTGCGACCGCTGGCAGCCCGGCGTGCGGCTGCTGCCGATGAGCGACGACCGGGTCGAGACGCATGTGCGGATCACCGACGGCGAGGGCACCCGGGCGGTGCACTTCCAGGAGTACTGGGTCAAGCTGCACGCCGCCGTGGACGCCGAGGCGATCATCCCGGTCGGTGCGGACACCGCGTCGCCCGCGCCGGGCGTGCTGGAGGCGATCGCCGCCGCCGACGTGATCCTGCTGCCGCCGTCCAACCCGGTGGTGAGCATCGGGACGATCCTGGCCGTGCCGGGCATCCGGCGGGCGGTGGCCGACGCGGCCGCGCCGGTGGTGGGCCTCTCGCCGATCATCGGCGGCGCGCCGGTGCGCGGGATGGCGGACAAGGTGCTCGCCGCGGTGGGCGTCGAGGCGAGCGCCGAGGCGGTGGCCCTGCACTACGGCGCCGACCTGCTGGACGGCTGGCTGGTGGACGAGGCCGACGCGGCGGCGGTGCCCGCGGTGACCGGCGCCGGGATCCGCTGCCTGGCCGTACCGCTGCTGATGACCGACCCCGCCGCGACCGCCGCGATGGCCCGAGCCGCGCTGAAGCTGGCCGAGCAGGTCCGGGCGTGA
- a CDS encoding glycosyltransferase family 2 protein: MAAEELPAVSVIMPVLDEERHLSTAVRHILEQEYAGDLEVVIALGPSTDRTDAIAAELAAQDPRVRTVPNPTGRTPAGLNAAIRGSKHPIVVRVDGHGLLTPGYITTAVRLLGEMDAANVGGIMHAEGETEWEKAVATAMTSKIGVGNAAFHTGGLAGPADTVYLGVFRREVLERLGGYNEEFIRAQDWELNYRIRQDGGLIWFTPQLRVTYRPRPSVRALAKQYKDYGRWRRVVTRYHRGSVNLRYLAPPAALLGVLLGGLLGAAVHPAFLVLPAGYLLGILGGSAVEGRGLSLKARAQLPLALATMHLSWGWGFLTSPRKLARKVINSTSPAPAARTHQSQ, translated from the coding sequence ATGGCTGCTGAGGAGCTGCCGGCGGTCTCCGTGATCATGCCGGTGCTCGACGAGGAACGACACCTTTCCACCGCCGTCCGGCACATCCTTGAACAGGAGTACGCCGGTGACCTGGAGGTGGTGATCGCGCTCGGTCCCTCCACCGACCGGACCGACGCCATCGCCGCCGAACTGGCCGCGCAGGACCCCAGGGTCCGGACCGTGCCGAACCCCACCGGCCGCACCCCGGCCGGGCTGAACGCCGCGATCCGCGGCTCCAAGCACCCGATAGTGGTACGGGTGGACGGGCACGGCCTGCTGACGCCCGGCTACATCACCACCGCCGTGCGCCTGCTCGGAGAGATGGACGCGGCCAACGTCGGCGGCATCATGCACGCCGAGGGCGAGACCGAGTGGGAGAAGGCGGTCGCCACCGCGATGACCTCCAAGATCGGTGTCGGCAACGCGGCCTTCCACACCGGCGGCCTGGCCGGCCCGGCGGACACCGTCTACCTGGGCGTCTTCCGCCGCGAGGTGCTGGAGCGGCTGGGCGGCTACAACGAGGAGTTCATCCGCGCCCAGGACTGGGAGCTGAACTACCGCATCCGCCAGGACGGCGGCCTGATCTGGTTCACCCCGCAGCTGCGGGTCACCTACCGGCCGCGGCCCAGTGTCCGGGCGCTCGCCAAGCAGTACAAGGACTACGGCCGCTGGCGCCGGGTGGTGACCCGCTACCACCGCGGCTCGGTCAACCTGCGCTACCTCGCCCCGCCGGCCGCCCTGCTGGGCGTGCTGCTGGGCGGGCTGCTGGGCGCCGCCGTGCACCCGGCCTTCCTGGTGCTGCCCGCCGGCTACCTGCTCGGCATCCTCGGCGGCTCGGCGGTCGAGGGCCGCGGCCTGTCCCTCAAGGCCCGTGCCCAGCTGCCGCTGGCCCTGGCGACCATGCACCTGAGCTGGGGCTGGGGCTTCCTCACCTCCCCGCGCAAGCTGGCCCGCAAGGTGATCAACAGCACCTCGCCCGCCCCGGCCGCCCGCACCCACCAGTCCCAGTAG
- a CDS encoding TIGR03089 family protein, giving the protein MNAPFAADARTPAELLRAALGEDPARPLVTFYDDATGERVELSVRTFDNWVAKTANLLQDELNAGPEDRAALLLPAHWQTAVWLVACWSVGVTAAPGGDPAEAGLVVSGPDGLEAAQACTGERVALALRPLGGRFPQRPDGFLDYAAEVPGQGDRFAPYSPVDPESPALETLVDGLPLRLSGEQTVQLAREGAGRLGLERGGRVLSTLAYDDWAGLEAGLLAPLAAGASVVLCRNSETLTDDQWQSRIDSERVTLRLG; this is encoded by the coding sequence ATGAATGCGCCTTTCGCTGCCGACGCCCGCACCCCCGCCGAGCTGCTGCGCGCCGCCCTCGGTGAGGACCCCGCCCGCCCCCTGGTCACGTTCTACGACGACGCCACGGGTGAGAGAGTCGAACTCTCCGTCCGGACGTTCGACAACTGGGTGGCCAAGACCGCCAACCTGCTGCAGGACGAGCTGAACGCCGGTCCCGAGGACCGCGCAGCGCTGCTGCTGCCCGCCCACTGGCAGACCGCCGTCTGGCTGGTGGCCTGCTGGTCCGTGGGTGTCACCGCGGCGCCGGGCGGCGACCCGGCCGAGGCCGGGCTGGTGGTCAGCGGGCCGGACGGCCTGGAGGCGGCGCAGGCCTGTACCGGCGAACGGGTGGCCCTGGCGCTGCGCCCGCTGGGCGGCCGCTTCCCGCAGCGCCCGGACGGCTTCCTCGACTACGCCGCCGAGGTGCCCGGCCAGGGCGACCGGTTCGCGCCGTACTCGCCGGTCGACCCGGAGTCGCCGGCGCTGGAGACTCTGGTGGACGGGCTCCCGCTGCGGTTGAGCGGCGAGCAGACCGTCCAGCTGGCCCGCGAGGGCGCCGGGCGGCTCGGCCTGGAACGCGGCGGCCGGGTGCTCAGCACGCTGGCGTACGACGACTGGGCCGGGCTGGAGGCCGGTTTGCTGGCGCCGCTCGCCGCCGGCGCCTCCGTGGTGCTGTGCCGCAACTCCGAGACGCTGACCGACGACCAGTGGCAGAGCCGGATCGACTCCGAGCGGGTCACCCTGCGCCTGGGCTGA